From Cygnus atratus isolate AKBS03 ecotype Queensland, Australia chromosome 1, CAtr_DNAZoo_HiC_assembly, whole genome shotgun sequence, the proteins below share one genomic window:
- the FAM131B gene encoding protein FAM131B: MGCIGSRTVGNEVIAVDWKGLKDVDQINMDSTSSLHGSSFHRPSTEQTRTDFSWDGINLSMEDTTSILPKLKRNSNAYGIGALAKSSFSGISRSMKDHVTKPTAMGQGRVAHMIEWQGWGKGNSQQQQHTHETARKDADAYSDLSDGEKEARFLAGVMEQFAISEATLMAWSSMDGEDVSVNSNQENPAGNYSENYQELMESQEHMAQTQYDSWPHSYVSQGMYCLGSSDAWETSDQSLIASPATGSYLGQNFDESQTNLQESIMIQSSLLQQQQLQPQQQEQNFIQSTGLVHVWPLQTAQGGDGAESSTYMEDHVEDEGHPQLEKAPLLNKKPSPEEDDVVCRDLESLSPREELEHAALSRKVSDVTSSGVQSFDEEEGETNN, from the exons ATGGGCTGCATCGGATCCCGCACCGTGG GAAATGAGGTGATTGCAGTAGACTGGAAAGGACTGAAAGATGTGGACCAAATCAATATGGACAGCACCAGTTCACTGCATGGCAGCAGCTTCCACCGTCCTTCCACTGAG cAAACACGGACAGATTTCTCCTGGGATGGTATCAAT cTCTCCATGGAAGATACGACCTCCATCCTCCCCAAGCTGAAACGCAACTCCAATGCTTATGGGATTGGGGCTTTGGCTAAATCATCTTTCTCTG GGATATCCCGCAGCATGAAGGACCATGTCACAAAGCCAACGGCTATGGGCCAAGGCCGTGTGGCTCACATGATTGAATGGCAAGGCTGGGGTAAAGGtaacagccagcagcagcagcacacgcATGAGACAGCACGCAAAGATGCTGATGCCTACTCAGACCTGAGTGACGGTGAAAAGGAGGCCCGATTCCTTGCAG GAGTGATGGAGCAATTTGCTATATCAGAGGCGACTCTCATGGCCTGGTCCTCTATGGATGGTGAGGATGTGAGTGTAAACTCAAATCAGGAGAATCCAGCAGGCAACTACTCTGAGAACTATCAGGAGCTAATGGAGAGCCAAG agCATATGGCCCAGACACAGTATGATAGCTGGCCTCATTCGTATGTCTCCCAGGGCATGTATTGCTTAGGTTCATCTGATGCCTGGGAGACCAGTGACCAGTCCCTCATCGCTTCCCCAGCAACTGGCTCCTACCTAGGACAGAATTTTGATGAGTCCCAGACAAACCTTCAGGAAAGTATTATGATTCAGAGCAGTCTTCTCCAGCAGCaacagctgcagccacagcagcaggagcaaaacTTCATCCAGAGCACAGGGCTGGTCCATGTGTGGCCCCTGCAGACTGCTcagggtggggatggggctgagTCCAGCACCTACATGGAGGACCATGTTGAGGACGAAGGGCACCCACAGCTGGAGAAGGCTCCTCTCCTAAACAAGAAGCCCTCTCCAGAGGAGGATGATGTAGTATGCCGGGACCTGGAATCTCTGTCTCCTCGAGAGGAGCTGGAACATGCTGCACTGAGCCGCAAAGTCTCAGATGTCACCTCCTCTGGGGTTCAATCCTTTGatgaggaagagggagaaacaaacaactga